From Streptomyces sp. NBC_00683, one genomic window encodes:
- the rplS gene encoding 50S ribosomal protein L19 gives MTSLLDGVNAASLRTDLPAFRPGDTVNVHVRVIEGNRSRIQQFKGIVIRRQGSGVSETFTVRKVSFSVGVERTFPVHSPIFEKIELVTRGDVRRAKLYFLRELRGKAAKIKEKRDR, from the coding sequence ATGACTTCCCTGCTCGATGGCGTCAATGCCGCCTCGCTGCGTACCGACCTCCCGGCCTTCCGCCCGGGTGACACCGTCAACGTCCACGTGCGAGTGATCGAGGGCAACCGCTCCCGTATCCAGCAGTTCAAGGGCATCGTCATCCGCCGTCAGGGCTCGGGCGTCAGCGAGACCTTCACGGTCCGCAAGGTCTCCTTCAGCGTCGGCGTCGAGCGCACCTTCCCGGTGCACAGCCCGATCTTCGAGAAGATCGAGCTCGTCACCCGTGGTGACGTCCGCCGCGCCAAGCTGTACTTCCTCCGTGAGCTGCGCGGCAAGGCCGCGAAGATCAAGGAGAAGCGCGACCGCTGA
- the lepB gene encoding signal peptidase I, with amino-acid sequence MAVGARSGHGEPEDRPSSGGIPAESAGRAEGDGVPPGDGFPGGDSPGDDSPGGGSTAQKKPRSFWKELPLLIGIALILALLIKTFLVQAFSIPSDSMQNTLQRGDRVLVDKLTPWFGSEPERGEVVVFHDPGGWLEDTATPEPNAVQKFLSFIGLMPSAEEKDLIKRVIAVGGDTVECKKNGPVIVNGKALDDKSFIFGGNSACDDEPFGPIHVPEGRIWVMGDHRQNSLDSRYHQELPGQGTVSTDEVVGRAIVVAWPVNRWATLPVPSTFDQPGLNKAAAAAPAALGVAGALPLVFWRRRRLTSGRTAG; translated from the coding sequence TTGGCGGTCGGCGCACGATCCGGACACGGCGAACCCGAGGACCGGCCTTCGAGCGGCGGGATCCCGGCGGAATCGGCGGGCCGGGCGGAGGGTGACGGCGTCCCTCCGGGCGACGGCTTCCCGGGTGGCGATTCCCCGGGTGACGACTCACCGGGCGGCGGCAGTACGGCGCAGAAGAAGCCGCGGTCGTTCTGGAAGGAGCTGCCGCTCCTCATCGGTATCGCGCTCATTCTCGCGCTGCTGATCAAGACGTTCCTGGTGCAGGCGTTCTCGATCCCCTCGGACTCCATGCAGAACACACTGCAGCGGGGCGACCGGGTGCTCGTCGACAAGCTGACGCCGTGGTTCGGCTCGGAGCCGGAGCGCGGCGAGGTCGTGGTCTTCCACGACCCGGGCGGCTGGCTCGAGGACACCGCGACTCCCGAACCGAACGCGGTGCAGAAGTTCCTGAGCTTCATCGGGCTCATGCCGTCCGCCGAGGAGAAGGACCTGATCAAGCGGGTCATCGCCGTCGGCGGCGACACGGTGGAGTGCAAGAAGAACGGCCCCGTGATCGTCAACGGCAAGGCGCTGGACGACAAGTCGTTCATCTTCGGGGGCAACAGCGCGTGCGATGACGAGCCCTTCGGGCCGATCCATGTCCCCGAGGGCCGGATCTGGGTGATGGGCGACCACCGGCAGAACTCGCTGGACTCCCGCTACCACCAGGAACTGCCCGGACAGGGCACCGTGTCCACGGACGAGGTGGTCGGACGGGCCATCGTCGTCGCCTGGCCGGTCAACCGCTGGGCGACCCTGCCGGTCCCGAGCACGTTCGACCAGCCCGGGCTGAACAAGGCGGCTGCCGCCGCTCCGGCAGCACTCGGTGTAGCCGGAGCGCTGCCCCTCGTGTTCTGGCGCCGCCGGAGGCTGACCAGCGGGCGTACCGCCGGGTAG
- the dprA gene encoding DNA-processing protein DprA: protein MFEPGDERAGRWLREVGPVELMRRLTVADGSAEKLKGMTATRLSGYRLRASTADPERDLADMAAVGGRFVCPGDPEWPSQLDDLADARPIGLWVRGRPDLRLWALRSVAVVGARACTPYGAHMAASIGAGLAERGWVVVSGAAFGVDGAAHRGALAAGGATMAVLACGVDVAYPRGHAELIGRMVEQGLVIGELPPSDHPTRSRFILRNRVIAALTRGTVVVEAQYRSGSLVTARSAQRLGRYTMGVPGPATSGLSAGVHELLRGEGVLVTDASEIAELVGEIGDLAPARRGPVLPRDLLDAVSARVLDALPRRGAMEGRDVARTAGTSTDEALGRLYELHSLGFVEREGDGWQLTVGPTRNGDARRGGT, encoded by the coding sequence ATCTTCGAGCCGGGGGACGAGCGCGCCGGCCGATGGCTCCGCGAGGTGGGTCCCGTCGAGCTGATGAGGCGCCTCACCGTCGCGGACGGCTCGGCGGAGAAGCTGAAGGGGATGACCGCGACACGGCTGAGCGGGTACCGCTTACGGGCCTCGACCGCCGATCCCGAGCGGGACCTGGCGGACATGGCCGCGGTCGGGGGACGGTTCGTCTGCCCCGGCGACCCGGAGTGGCCGAGTCAGCTCGACGACCTGGCGGACGCGCGGCCCATCGGCCTCTGGGTCCGGGGGCGGCCCGACCTGCGCCTCTGGGCCCTGCGCTCGGTCGCCGTGGTCGGAGCCCGGGCCTGTACACCGTACGGGGCGCACATGGCGGCGAGTATCGGCGCGGGGCTGGCCGAACGGGGCTGGGTGGTGGTCTCGGGTGCGGCCTTCGGGGTGGACGGTGCGGCTCATCGCGGAGCCCTGGCCGCCGGCGGGGCGACCATGGCGGTGCTGGCCTGCGGAGTGGATGTCGCCTATCCGCGGGGGCACGCCGAGTTGATCGGACGCATGGTCGAACAAGGACTGGTCATCGGCGAGTTGCCGCCCTCCGACCACCCCACGCGCAGCCGGTTCATCCTCCGGAACCGGGTGATCGCCGCCCTCACGAGGGGAACCGTCGTGGTGGAGGCCCAGTACCGCAGCGGCTCGCTGGTCACCGCCAGGAGCGCACAGCGGCTGGGCCGCTACACGATGGGGGTACCGGGCCCCGCCACCAGCGGCCTGTCGGCAGGGGTCCACGAACTCCTGCGAGGTGAGGGCGTCCTGGTCACCGACGCCTCCGAAATCGCCGAACTGGTGGGGGAGATCGGCGACCTGGCCCCGGCCAGGCGAGGCCCGGTCCTGCCGCGGGACCTCCTGGACGCCGTCAGCGCCCGGGTGCTGGACGCGCTGCCCCGCAGGGGGGCCATGGAGGGGCGCGACGTCGCCCGTACCGCCGGAACCAGCACCGATGAGGCACTCGGGCGGTTGTACGAACTGCACTCACTGGGGTTCGTCGAACGCGAGGGCGACGGATGGCAGTTGACCGTGGGACCGACACGCAATGGGGACGCGCGGCGAGGCGGTACTTGA
- the whiG gene encoding RNA polymerase sigma factor WhiG: MPQHTSGSDRAAVPPAARGTVRPPAPSSLEELWRSYKTTGDGRLREQLILHYSPLVKYVAGRVSVGLPSNVEQADFVSSGVFGLIDAIEKFDIERAIKFETYAITRIRGAMIDELRALDWIPRSVRQKARNVERAYATLEAQLRRTPSEAEVAAEMGIALEELHAVFSQLSLANVVALEELLHVGGEGGDRLSLMDTLEDTAADNPVEVAEDRELRRLLARAINTLPEREKTVVTLYYYEGLTLAEIGNVLGVTESRVSQIHTKSVLQLRAKLADAGR, from the coding sequence ATGCCCCAGCACACCTCCGGGTCTGACCGCGCGGCAGTACCACCGGCTGCGCGTGGCACTGTGCGCCCTCCCGCCCCTTCCTCGCTCGAGGAGTTGTGGCGTTCATACAAGACCACTGGCGACGGGCGCCTCCGGGAGCAGCTGATCCTGCACTACTCGCCCCTGGTGAAGTACGTCGCCGGCCGGGTGAGCGTGGGGCTGCCGTCCAACGTGGAACAGGCGGACTTCGTCTCCTCAGGGGTCTTCGGGCTGATCGACGCCATCGAGAAGTTCGACATCGAACGGGCCATCAAGTTCGAGACCTACGCGATCACCCGGATCCGCGGCGCGATGATCGACGAGCTCCGGGCGCTGGACTGGATCCCGAGGTCGGTGCGCCAGAAGGCGCGCAACGTGGAGCGCGCCTACGCCACGTTGGAGGCCCAGCTGCGGCGCACCCCCTCGGAGGCCGAGGTCGCCGCGGAGATGGGCATCGCGCTGGAGGAACTTCACGCTGTTTTCAGCCAGTTGTCGCTCGCCAACGTGGTGGCTCTGGAGGAACTGCTGCACGTCGGCGGTGAGGGGGGTGACCGGCTGAGCCTGATGGACACCCTGGAGGACACCGCAGCCGACAACCCGGTCGAGGTCGCCGAGGACCGTGAGCTCAGACGGCTGCTCGCCCGCGCGATCAACACCCTCCCCGAACGCGAGAAGACCGTGGTCACCCTCTACTACTACGAGGGCCTCACCCTCGCCGAGATCGGGAACGTCCTCGGAGTCACCGAGAGCCGGGTCAGCCAGATCCACACCAAGTCCGTGCTGCAGCTCCGGGCCAAACTGGCGGACGCCGGCCGCTGA
- the rpsB gene encoding 30S ribosomal protein S2, producing MAVVTMRELLESGVHFGHQTRRWNPKMKRFIFTERNGIYIIDLLQSLSYIDRAYEFVKETVAHGGSIMFVGTKKQAQEAIAEQATRVGMPYVNQRWLGGMLTNFSTVYKRLQRLKELELIDFEDVAASGLTKKELLVLSREKAKLEKTLGGIREMQKVPSAVWIVDTKKEHIAVGEARKLHIPVVAILDTNCDPDEVDYKIPGNDDAIRSVTLLTRVIADAVAEGLIARSGAATGDSKPGEKAAGEPLAEWERDLLEGEKKDDAEVQSSAETEKAADAEPAVAAAEEAETPAAEAPAADAPAAEAPATDEQA from the coding sequence ATGGCCGTCGTCACGATGCGGGAGCTGCTGGAAAGCGGCGTCCACTTCGGTCACCAGACCCGTCGCTGGAACCCGAAGATGAAGCGCTTCATCTTCACCGAGCGCAACGGCATCTACATCATCGACCTGCTCCAGTCGCTGTCGTACATCGACCGCGCCTACGAGTTCGTCAAGGAGACCGTCGCCCACGGCGGCTCCATCATGTTCGTGGGTACGAAGAAGCAGGCGCAGGAGGCCATCGCCGAGCAGGCGACGCGCGTCGGCATGCCGTACGTCAACCAGCGTTGGCTCGGTGGCATGCTCACCAACTTCTCCACCGTCTACAAGCGCCTTCAGCGTCTGAAGGAGCTCGAGCTCATCGACTTCGAGGACGTGGCCGCCTCCGGCCTCACCAAGAAGGAGCTCCTGGTCCTCTCCCGCGAGAAGGCCAAGCTGGAGAAGACCCTCGGTGGTATCCGCGAGATGCAGAAGGTGCCGAGCGCCGTCTGGATCGTCGACACCAAGAAGGAGCACATCGCCGTCGGTGAGGCGCGCAAGCTCCACATCCCGGTCGTCGCGATCCTCGACACCAACTGCGACCCCGACGAGGTCGACTACAAGATTCCGGGCAACGACGACGCGATCCGCTCCGTCACCCTGCTCACCCGCGTGATCGCCGACGCCGTCGCCGAGGGCCTCATCGCCCGTTCCGGTGCCGCGACCGGTGACTCGAAGCCGGGCGAGAAGGCCGCCGGCGAGCCCCTCGCCGAGTGGGAGCGAGACCTGCTCGAGGGCGAGAAGAAGGACGACGCCGAGGTTCAGTCCTCCGCCGAGACCGAGAAGGCCGCCGACGCCGAGCCGGCCGTCGCCGCCGCCGAGGAGGCCGAGACCCCGGCTGCCGAGGCTCCGGCCGCGGACGCCCCCGCCGCCGAGGCTCCGGCCACGGACGAGCAGGCCTGA
- a CDS encoding YifB family Mg chelatase-like AAA ATPase: MGFARACSVALVGVEGVVVEVQADLEPGVAAFTLVGLPDKSLVESRDRVRAAVVNSGAEWPQKKLTVGLSPASVPKGGSGFDLAVACAVLGAAERIDPAAIADVVMIGELGLDGRVRPVRGVLPAVLAAAEAGYRQVVVPEQTAGEAALVPGVSVLGVRSLRQLIAVLGDEPVPDEPAADRDRPDAMLAGLMMPGAGIGTGLAPLGTQGAGHRPDLADVAGQPRARKALEVAAAGGHHLLLSGPPGAGKTMLAERLTAILPPLTRQESLEVTAVHSVAGILPPGEPLVTRAPYCAPHHSATMQSLVGGGNGLPRPGAVSLAHRGVLFLDEAPEFSVRALDALRQPLESGHVVVARAAGVVRLPARFLMVLAANPCPCGRHTLTGAGCECPPSVVRRYQARLSGPLLDRVDLRVEVEPVGRADLMGRGGRGETSADVAARVREARVRAADRLAGTPWTTNSEVPGHELRTRLLAAPGALMAAERDMERGFLTARGLDRVLRVAWTVADLRAADRPDATDIATALELRTGIQRGVPVRAGAS; this comes from the coding sequence ATGGGGTTCGCGCGGGCGTGTTCGGTGGCGCTGGTGGGCGTCGAGGGCGTGGTGGTGGAGGTCCAGGCCGATCTGGAGCCGGGCGTGGCCGCGTTCACCCTGGTCGGACTGCCGGACAAGAGCCTGGTGGAGAGCCGGGACCGGGTCAGGGCCGCCGTCGTCAACTCCGGGGCCGAGTGGCCGCAGAAGAAGCTCACGGTGGGGCTGTCCCCCGCGTCCGTGCCCAAGGGAGGGTCCGGCTTCGACCTCGCCGTTGCCTGTGCGGTGCTCGGCGCCGCCGAGAGGATCGACCCCGCGGCCATCGCCGATGTGGTGATGATCGGGGAGCTCGGCCTCGACGGCCGGGTGCGACCGGTGCGCGGGGTGCTCCCCGCGGTCCTCGCGGCGGCCGAGGCGGGTTACCGGCAGGTCGTGGTTCCGGAGCAGACCGCGGGGGAGGCCGCGCTGGTGCCGGGGGTCTCGGTCCTCGGAGTGCGGAGCCTGCGTCAGCTGATCGCCGTGCTCGGCGACGAGCCCGTGCCCGACGAGCCGGCAGCCGACCGGGACCGCCCCGACGCGATGCTGGCCGGACTGATGATGCCGGGCGCCGGCATCGGCACGGGTCTCGCGCCGCTCGGCACGCAGGGCGCGGGGCACCGTCCCGACCTGGCGGACGTCGCCGGGCAGCCCAGAGCGCGCAAGGCCCTGGAGGTCGCCGCGGCCGGCGGGCACCATCTGCTGCTCTCCGGACCGCCCGGTGCCGGCAAGACGATGCTGGCCGAACGCCTCACGGCGATCCTGCCGCCGCTGACCCGGCAGGAATCCCTCGAAGTGACGGCTGTGCATTCGGTGGCGGGCATCCTCCCACCGGGTGAACCGCTGGTCACCAGGGCGCCGTACTGCGCACCGCACCACTCGGCGACGATGCAGTCGCTCGTCGGCGGGGGCAACGGGCTGCCGAGGCCCGGAGCGGTCTCCCTGGCGCACAGAGGTGTTCTCTTTCTGGACGAGGCTCCCGAATTCTCCGTACGGGCGCTGGACGCGCTGCGTCAGCCCCTGGAATCCGGACACGTGGTCGTCGCACGTGCGGCCGGGGTGGTGCGGCTGCCCGCCCGATTCCTGATGGTCCTGGCCGCGAACCCCTGCCCGTGCGGCCGCCACACACTGACGGGCGCGGGCTGCGAATGCCCGCCCTCGGTGGTCCGCCGCTACCAGGCGCGGCTCTCCGGGCCGCTGCTGGACCGGGTGGACCTGCGGGTGGAAGTCGAGCCGGTGGGCCGGGCGGATCTGATGGGGCGCGGCGGCCGGGGCGAGACCTCGGCCGATGTCGCCGCCCGGGTGCGGGAGGCCAGGGTGCGGGCCGCGGACCGGCTCGCGGGCACGCCCTGGACCACCAACAGCGAAGTCCCCGGTCATGAGCTGAGGACCAGGCTGCTCGCGGCCCCCGGTGCGCTGATGGCCGCGGAGCGCGACATGGAACGCGGCTTCCTCACCGCCCGGGGCCTGGACCGGGTGCTCCGGGTCGCGTGGACGGTGGCGGACCTGAGGGCCGCCGACCGCCCGGACGCCACCGACATCGCGACAGCCCTGGAACTGCGGACCGGCATTCAGCGGGGCGTACCCGTGCGGGCCGGTGCCTCGTGA
- a CDS encoding TetR/AcrR family transcriptional regulator, with translation MAEHRTMQRGALLDAARSLLSEGGTEALTFPALAERTGLARSSVYEYFRSRAAVVEELCAVDFPVWAAEVENAMDRAGTPEEKIEAYVRRQLDLVGDRRHRAVVAISASELDAGAREKIRAAHGGLIAMIVEALGDLGHAEPRLAAMLLQGSVDAAVRRIELGAAEEPGVVADTAVAMVLRGVRG, from the coding sequence GTGGCCGAGCACCGGACCATGCAGCGCGGCGCCCTCCTGGACGCCGCACGCTCCTTGCTGTCCGAGGGCGGTACGGAAGCGCTGACCTTCCCCGCCCTCGCCGAGCGCACCGGCCTTGCCAGGTCCTCCGTCTATGAGTACTTCCGCTCCCGTGCGGCGGTCGTCGAGGAGCTCTGCGCCGTCGACTTCCCCGTCTGGGCCGCCGAGGTCGAGAACGCGATGGACCGGGCCGGGACGCCCGAGGAGAAGATCGAGGCCTATGTGCGCCGGCAGCTCGATCTGGTGGGCGACCGGCGGCACCGCGCGGTCGTCGCGATCTCCGCGAGCGAGCTGGACGCGGGTGCGCGCGAGAAGATCAGGGCCGCGCACGGCGGACTGATCGCCATGATCGTCGAGGCGCTCGGCGACCTGGGCCATGCCGAGCCGCGACTGGCCGCGATGCTCCTGCAGGGCTCCGTGGACGCGGCGGTGCGCCGGATCGAACTGGGCGCGGCAGAGGAGCCCGGAGTGGTCGCGGACACCGCGGTGGCGATGGTCCTGCGCGGCGTACGCGGCTGA
- a CDS encoding NUDIX hydrolase has translation MPAEKRKVARVVLLDPDDRILLLHGFEPDDPGTSWWFTPGGGLEGDESRAEAALRELAEETGITDVVLGPVLWKRICSFPFDGRRWDQDEWYFLARTAQTATDQKGLTELELRSVAGLRWWTSAELLAARETVYPTRLGELLRTLLDEGPPRDPLVLAPEIV, from the coding sequence GTGCCCGCTGAGAAGCGCAAGGTCGCCCGGGTCGTGCTCCTGGACCCGGACGACCGGATCCTCCTGCTGCACGGGTTCGAGCCCGACGACCCGGGGACGAGCTGGTGGTTCACCCCCGGCGGGGGGCTGGAGGGCGACGAGAGCAGGGCGGAGGCCGCGCTGCGCGAGCTCGCCGAGGAGACCGGGATCACGGACGTCGTGCTGGGCCCGGTGCTCTGGAAGCGGATCTGCTCCTTCCCGTTCGACGGGCGGCGCTGGGACCAGGACGAGTGGTACTTCCTGGCTCGAACGGCGCAGACCGCCACGGACCAGAAGGGGCTCACCGAGCTGGAGCTCCGCAGCGTTGCCGGGCTCAGGTGGTGGACTTCCGCCGAACTTCTCGCGGCGCGTGAGACGGTGTATCCGACCAGGCTCGGCGAGCTGCTGCGCACGCTGCTCGACGAGGGTCCTCCGCGCGATCCGCTGGTTCTCGCCCCCGAAATCGTCTAA
- the lepB gene encoding signal peptidase I, producing MDTEAQHTERDRSSAPEEGPEEGSRFTHVPDRPDTPMSWGRAAFLGLLCTVALLLFSAFVLQPFLIPSGSMEPTLRVGDRVLVNKLAYRFGSEPRRGDVVVFDGTGSFVQETPAENPVTALLRGAASSLGLAEPAETDFVKRVVGVGGDRVVCCDKRGRLEVNGRSVHEEYLYPGDNPSEVAFDIVVPDGTLWVMGDHRSNSRDSRDHLGQPGGGMVPVDRVVGRVDWLGWPLGRLGSLGGTDAFTGIRPPDATHG from the coding sequence ATGGACACGGAAGCTCAGCACACGGAGCGCGATCGCTCCTCCGCCCCTGAAGAAGGGCCGGAGGAGGGGTCGCGCTTCACGCATGTCCCGGACCGGCCGGACACCCCGATGTCCTGGGGGAGAGCCGCCTTCCTGGGGTTGCTCTGCACGGTCGCTCTCCTGCTGTTCAGCGCGTTCGTGCTGCAGCCCTTCCTCATCCCCAGCGGCTCGATGGAGCCCACGCTGCGGGTGGGGGACCGGGTGCTCGTCAACAAACTGGCGTACCGTTTCGGCTCCGAGCCACGGCGCGGCGACGTGGTGGTCTTCGACGGCACCGGCTCCTTCGTGCAGGAGACGCCCGCGGAGAACCCCGTCACCGCGCTCCTGCGTGGGGCGGCCTCGTCCCTGGGGCTGGCCGAACCCGCCGAGACCGACTTCGTGAAGCGGGTGGTGGGCGTGGGGGGCGATCGCGTGGTCTGCTGCGACAAGCGGGGGAGGCTCGAGGTGAACGGCCGGTCGGTGCACGAGGAGTATCTGTACCCGGGTGACAACCCGTCCGAAGTGGCCTTCGACATCGTGGTGCCCGACGGCACGCTCTGGGTCATGGGGGACCACCGCAGCAACTCGCGGGACTCCCGCGACCACCTGGGGCAGCCCGGTGGCGGCATGGTGCCCGTGGACCGGGTCGTCGGACGGGTCGACTGGCTCGGCTGGCCGCTCGGCAGGCTCGGCTCCCTGGGCGGGACCGATGCCTTCACCGGCATACGGCCGCCGGACGCGACCCATGGGTAA
- the lepB gene encoding signal peptidase I, translating into MGNRGRRRGQAEAHVPLPTGTRPTTARSLPTRAERRKLARRVKRRRRRSAIKEIPLLVLVALLIALVLKTFLVQAFVIPSGSMEQTIKIGDRVLVDKLTPWFGSEPQRGDVVVFRDPGGWLQQENVAKEDPPVGVKQVKELLTFIGLLPSDDEQDLIKRVVAVGGDTVKCCGTDGKVTVNGVPLNEPYLHPDNAPSTLKFEVKVPQGRIFVMGDHRSNSADSRFHLDEPDKGTVSEDEVVGRAVVIAWPFAHWRKLEEPGTFASVPDARAGATEATGPSNSVSSQDRNGMILLPTPAELPLVMGVVGLRRIGRGRWHGVRSGCGGFGGRRTIRTRRTRGPAFERRDPGGIGGPGGG; encoded by the coding sequence ATGGGTAACCGGGGGCGCAGGCGCGGACAGGCGGAAGCACACGTTCCGTTGCCCACCGGAACCCGGCCGACCACGGCCCGCTCACTGCCGACGAGGGCGGAGCGCCGCAAGCTGGCCCGCCGGGTCAAGCGGCGCAGGCGCAGGTCCGCCATCAAGGAGATACCCCTCCTCGTCCTGGTGGCGCTGCTGATCGCACTGGTGCTCAAGACCTTTCTGGTGCAGGCCTTCGTGATCCCTTCCGGGTCGATGGAACAGACCATCAAGATCGGCGACCGGGTGCTGGTCGACAAGCTGACACCGTGGTTCGGCTCCGAACCCCAGCGCGGCGATGTCGTCGTCTTCCGGGACCCGGGCGGCTGGCTGCAGCAGGAGAACGTCGCCAAGGAGGACCCGCCGGTCGGCGTCAAGCAGGTCAAGGAACTGCTGACCTTCATCGGACTGCTGCCCTCGGACGACGAGCAGGATCTGATCAAGCGTGTGGTGGCCGTCGGGGGCGACACCGTGAAGTGCTGCGGCACGGACGGCAAGGTCACCGTCAACGGCGTGCCACTCAACGAGCCGTACCTGCATCCGGACAACGCGCCCTCCACTCTCAAATTCGAGGTAAAGGTTCCGCAGGGCCGCATCTTCGTGATGGGTGACCACCGGTCGAACTCCGCGGACTCCCGCTTCCACCTCGACGAACCGGACAAGGGCACGGTTTCGGAGGATGAGGTCGTGGGACGGGCGGTCGTGATCGCCTGGCCGTTCGCCCACTGGCGCAAGCTCGAGGAACCCGGGACGTTCGCGTCGGTGCCCGATGCGCGTGCCGGGGCGACGGAGGCAACCGGCCCGTCGAATAGTGTGTCCTCCCAGGATCGCAACGGAATGATCCTGCTCCCGACCCCTGCGGAACTCCCGCTCGTTATGGGAGTGGTGGGCCTGCGCCGAATCGGGCGCGGGCGGTGGCACGGAGTGAGGAGTGGATGTGGGGGATTTGGCGGTCGGCGCACGATCCGGACACGGCGAACCCGAGGACCGGCCTTCGAGCGGCGGGATCCCGGCGGAATCGGCGGGCCGGGCGGAGGGTGA
- a CDS encoding YraN family protein, which produces MNARGALGRYGEDLAARLLADAGMAVLERNWRCRAGEIDIVARDGDAVVFCEVKTRRAGCFEHPMEAVTPAKADRLRRLAEIWLERHGGAPRGGVRIDLVGVILPRRGAPVAEHVRGVA; this is translated from the coding sequence ATGAACGCACGGGGGGCACTCGGGCGGTACGGCGAGGACCTGGCGGCGCGGCTGCTGGCCGACGCCGGTATGGCTGTACTGGAGCGCAACTGGCGCTGTCGCGCAGGAGAGATCGACATCGTCGCCAGGGACGGCGACGCGGTGGTCTTCTGCGAAGTGAAGACCCGCAGGGCAGGATGCTTCGAGCATCCGATGGAGGCCGTCACCCCGGCCAAGGCGGACCGGCTGCGCCGGCTCGCCGAGATCTGGCTCGAGCGGCACGGCGGAGCGCCCCGGGGCGGGGTCCGGATCGATCTGGTCGGTGTGATCCTGCCCCGGCGCGGGGCGCCGGTCGCCGAGCATGTCCGGGGCGTGGCCTGA
- a CDS encoding DUF2469 domain-containing protein — translation MSAEDLEKYETEMELKLYREYRDVVGLFKYVIETERRFYLTNDYEMQVHSVQGEVFFEVSMADAWVWDMYRPARFVKQVRVLTFKDVNIEELNKSDLELPGG, via the coding sequence ATGAGCGCCGAGGACCTCGAGAAGTACGAGACCGAGATGGAGCTGAAGCTCTACCGGGAGTACCGCGATGTCGTCGGTCTGTTCAAATATGTGATCGAGACCGAACGGCGCTTCTACCTCACCAACGATTACGAGATGCAGGTGCACTCGGTCCAGGGTGAGGTCTTTTTCGAGGTTTCCATGGCGGACGCGTGGGTCTGGGACATGTACCGGCCCGCCAGGTTCGTCAAGCAGGTCCGCGTGCTGACTTTCAAGGACGTGAACATCGAGGAGCTCAACAAGAGCGATCTCGAACTTCCGGGCGGATGA
- the lepB gene encoding signal peptidase I gives MSGTGRTDDGRGRLGNMLSNLAVAVGCVLFLGGFAWGAVVYQPYTVPTESMSPTVNAGDRVLAERMDGADVRRGDVVVFTDAAWGDVPMVKRVVGVGGDKIACCDGNGRLTINGKPIEEPYLRANGGPLLVEADGGAPASVQEFSAEVPEGQLFLLGDERTGSLDSRVHLKDPGQGSVPRSAVQARVDAVAWPMNGMIERPEAFAALPGGVSSSGPLRLQVGAVVAGVALIVGGAAFGAIAGRSARGNKRARAAAGAR, from the coding sequence ATGAGCGGAACAGGACGTACGGATGACGGCCGCGGCCGGCTCGGCAACATGTTGTCGAACCTGGCCGTGGCCGTCGGCTGTGTGCTCTTCCTCGGCGGATTCGCCTGGGGAGCGGTGGTGTACCAGCCGTACACGGTGCCGACCGAGTCGATGTCCCCGACGGTGAACGCCGGGGACCGGGTGCTCGCGGAGCGGATGGACGGCGCCGACGTACGGCGCGGTGACGTGGTCGTCTTCACGGATGCGGCGTGGGGCGATGTACCGATGGTGAAGCGGGTCGTGGGTGTCGGTGGTGACAAGATCGCCTGCTGCGACGGGAACGGCCGGCTGACCATCAACGGCAAGCCCATCGAGGAACCGTATCTGCGGGCGAACGGCGGCCCGTTGCTGGTCGAGGCCGACGGCGGGGCCCCTGCTTCCGTGCAGGAGTTCTCGGCAGAGGTTCCCGAGGGGCAGCTCTTCCTCCTCGGTGACGAGCGCACCGGTTCGCTGGACTCCAGGGTCCACCTCAAGGACCCGGGACAGGGTTCGGTGCCGCGCAGCGCCGTGCAGGCGCGGGTGGATGCCGTCGCGTGGCCCATGAACGGCATGATCGAGCGCCCCGAGGCCTTCGCTGCCCTGCCGGGCGGCGTGTCGTCCAGCGGACCGCTGCGACTGCAGGTCGGGGCCGTTGTCGCGGGCGTGGCACTCATCGTGGGCGGGGCCGCCTTCGGTGCGATCGCGGGGCGCTCCGCACGCGGGAACAAGCGGGCAAGGGCCGCCGCCGGTGCCCGCTGA